One Alligator mississippiensis isolate rAllMis1 chromosome 1, rAllMis1, whole genome shotgun sequence genomic window carries:
- the MFSD9 gene encoding major facilitator superfamily domain-containing protein 9 isoform X3: MWSAIENPFCLYFQDLFGVSMVVPLLSLHIKSLGASPTIAGIIGSLYGFLQLVSSTFVGCWSDVVGRKQSLLACILFSALGYLLLGMSTNVFLFAIARVPVGIFKHTLSISKALLSDLVSERERPLIIGHFNAASSIGFILGPVVGGYLTEREGGFYLTSFICSSIFILNAGLVWMLPWDEENTVSSKHEQTTCNRKMTENILGKVNQDSQIKAVANGTKKCDVPLWSPWIQVVSVLKRIKSIACSDMWDIFLVRLLMSVAVMLYYSNFVLAIEERFGVKPKLTGYLISYGSTLGALAGFLVGTITRLYQHNTYTILLHSSVLTCTLILLYSLALSIWTVILSSTFLAFSTTVGRTCITDLELTLGGNHASGTLIGIGQSVTSVGRIIVPLLSGIAQEFSPCGPPTVGVGLGLMAVLIMVMNKSQYSSARNIKLNSE; the protein is encoded by the exons GATCTCTTTATGGTTTCCTGCAGCTTGTTTCCAGCACATTTGTG GGCtgctggagtgatgttgtaggaAGAAAACAGTCCCTGCTTGCCTGCATTCTCTTCAGTGCACTGGGTTATTTGCTGCTGGGCATGTCCACTAATGTGTTTTTATTTGCTATTGCTAGAGTTCCTGTAG GTATTTTCAAACACACACTCTCCATTTCTAAAGCTCTTCTTTCCGACTTGGTGTCTGAGAGAGAGCGCCCACTGATTATAGGGCATTTCAATGCAGCCTCCAGTATTGGCTTCATTCTGGGTCCTGTGGTTGGTGGCTACCTTACAGAGCGAGAGGGTGGCTTCTACCTGACATCCTTCATCTGCTCTTCCATCTTCATTCTGAATGCTG GTCTTGTCTGGATGTTACCATGGGATGAAGAAAACACAGTGAGCAGCAAACATGAGCAAACCACCTGCAACAGAAAGATGACTGAGAATATCTTGGGAAAGGTGAACCAGGACTCACAGATTAAAGCAGTAGCTAATGGAACAAAGAAATGTGATGTTCCTCTCTGGTCTCCCTGGATTCAAGTTGTGTCAGTGCTGAAAAGGATTAAAAGCATCGCATGTTCTGATATGTGGGATATATTTTTAGTACGGCTACTAATGTCTGTTGCCGTAATGCTGTACTACAGCAATTTTGTTTTGGCAATTGAAGAGAGATTTGGAGTGAAACCTAAGCTGACTGGGTACCTGATAAGTTATGGCAGTACCCTTGGAGCACTTGCTGGCTTCCTAGTTGGAACAATAACGAGGCTATATCAGCATAACACTTACACAATTTTATTACATTCCAGTGTTCTCACATGCACATTGATACTGCTGTATTCTTTAGCACTCAGTATATGGACAGTGATTTTGTCTTCTACGTTTTTAGCCTTTTCAACTACTGTAGGACGCACTTGTATCACTGACCTGGAACTGACCCTGGGTGGAAATCATGCCAGTGGTACACTCATAGGAATTGGTCAGTCTGTGACATCTGTGGGGCGTATAATTGTTCCTCTTCTCTCCGGAATTGCACAAGAGTTCAGTCCCTGTGGCCCTCCAACTGTTGGCGTGGGGCTGGGACTGATGGCTGTTCTAATCATGGTAATGAACAAATCACAATACAGTAGTGCTAGAAACATTAAACTTAACAGTGAGTAA
- the MFSD9 gene encoding major facilitator superfamily domain-containing protein 9 isoform X4: protein MDLFGVSMVVPLLSLHIKSLGASPTIAGIIGSLYGFLQLVSSTFVGCWSDVVGRKQSLLACILFSALGYLLLGMSTNVFLFAIARVPVGIFKHTLSISKALLSDLVSERERPLIIGHFNAASSIGFILGPVVGGYLTEREGGFYLTSFICSSIFILNAGLVWMLPWDEENTVSSKHEQTTCNRKMTENILGKVNQDSQIKAVANGTKKCDVPLWSPWIQVVSVLKRIKSIACSDMWDIFLVRLLMSVAVMLYYSNFVLAIEERFGVKPKLTGYLISYGSTLGALAGFLVGTITRLYQHNTYTILLHSSVLTCTLILLYSLALSIWTVILSSTFLAFSTTVGRTCITDLELTLGGNHASGTLIGIGQSVTSVGRIIVPLLSGIAQEFSPCGPPTVGVGLGLMAVLIMVMNKSQYSSARNIKLNSE, encoded by the exons GATCTCTTTATGGTTTCCTGCAGCTTGTTTCCAGCACATTTGTG GGCtgctggagtgatgttgtaggaAGAAAACAGTCCCTGCTTGCCTGCATTCTCTTCAGTGCACTGGGTTATTTGCTGCTGGGCATGTCCACTAATGTGTTTTTATTTGCTATTGCTAGAGTTCCTGTAG GTATTTTCAAACACACACTCTCCATTTCTAAAGCTCTTCTTTCCGACTTGGTGTCTGAGAGAGAGCGCCCACTGATTATAGGGCATTTCAATGCAGCCTCCAGTATTGGCTTCATTCTGGGTCCTGTGGTTGGTGGCTACCTTACAGAGCGAGAGGGTGGCTTCTACCTGACATCCTTCATCTGCTCTTCCATCTTCATTCTGAATGCTG GTCTTGTCTGGATGTTACCATGGGATGAAGAAAACACAGTGAGCAGCAAACATGAGCAAACCACCTGCAACAGAAAGATGACTGAGAATATCTTGGGAAAGGTGAACCAGGACTCACAGATTAAAGCAGTAGCTAATGGAACAAAGAAATGTGATGTTCCTCTCTGGTCTCCCTGGATTCAAGTTGTGTCAGTGCTGAAAAGGATTAAAAGCATCGCATGTTCTGATATGTGGGATATATTTTTAGTACGGCTACTAATGTCTGTTGCCGTAATGCTGTACTACAGCAATTTTGTTTTGGCAATTGAAGAGAGATTTGGAGTGAAACCTAAGCTGACTGGGTACCTGATAAGTTATGGCAGTACCCTTGGAGCACTTGCTGGCTTCCTAGTTGGAACAATAACGAGGCTATATCAGCATAACACTTACACAATTTTATTACATTCCAGTGTTCTCACATGCACATTGATACTGCTGTATTCTTTAGCACTCAGTATATGGACAGTGATTTTGTCTTCTACGTTTTTAGCCTTTTCAACTACTGTAGGACGCACTTGTATCACTGACCTGGAACTGACCCTGGGTGGAAATCATGCCAGTGGTACACTCATAGGAATTGGTCAGTCTGTGACATCTGTGGGGCGTATAATTGTTCCTCTTCTCTCCGGAATTGCACAAGAGTTCAGTCCCTGTGGCCCTCCAACTGTTGGCGTGGGGCTGGGACTGATGGCTGTTCTAATCATGGTAATGAACAAATCACAATACAGTAGTGCTAGAAACATTAAACTTAACAGTGAGTAA